One Thunnus thynnus chromosome 18, fThuThy2.1, whole genome shotgun sequence genomic region harbors:
- the LOC137168813 gene encoding cholesterol 24-hydroxylase-like isoform X2, translated as MAVFRVFLSWTAQALLVLLFLVFIAFLGYCLYIKYIHMKYDHIPGPPRNSFFFGHSPTFLRIMKNGGNIHDQFLEWSETYGAVYRINALHFVLIGTTCPATTKEILMSPKYPKDKFLYKRLFSLFGQRFLGNGLVTALDHEQWYKQRRIMDPAFSSLYLRGLMGTFNETAEKLMSKLSEIADEKTEAKMLKLVNCVTLDVITKTLCGILKILHFQFNPKNRPFINEVKEACHLLRTTGAQWIQERKTAMQNGDDVPKDILTQIIKTAGKEESMTKEDEELMLDNFVTFFIAGQETTANQLAFCIMELARHPDILEKVKKEVDDVIGMKHDITYDDLGKLIYLTQVLKETLRIYPTAPGTSRDVHEDLIIDGIRIPGGFTCFLSSYVTGRMDKFFKDPLTFDPDRFHPDAPKPYFCYYPFALGPRSCLGQNFAQMEAKVVMAKLLQRFDFTLIPGQTFGILDTATLRPDGGVVCLVKHRNHTQ; from the exons ATGGCAGTTTTCCGCGTCTTTTTAAGCTGGACTGCTCAGGCGCTTTTAGTTCTTCTCTTTCTGGTTTTCATCGCTTTTCTCGGGTATTGTctgtatattaaatacattcatATGAAATATGACCACATACCTGGACCACCGAGAAACAG CTTTTTCTTCGGACATTCACCAACGTTTTTGAGGATAATGAAAAATGGAGGAAATATACACGATCAATTTCTGGAATG GTCCGAGACTTACGGAGCTGTTTACAGGATAAATGCTCTGCATTTCGTTTTAATCGGCACTACCTGTCCAGCCACGACCAAG GAAATCTTGATGTCCCCAAAGTACCCCAAAGATAAATTTCTCTACAAGCGACTCTTCAGCTTGTTTGGTCAAAG GTTCTTAGGAAATGGCCTGGTAACAGCACTGGACCATGAGCAGTGGTATAAACAACGCCGGATCATGGACCCCGCCTTCAGCAGCTT GTATCTGAGAGGTCTAATGGGCACCTTCAATGAGACGGCAGAGAAACTGATGAGTAAACTTTCAGAGATTGCTGATGAAAAAACAGAGGCCAAAATGCTCAAACTTGTCAACTGTGTCACCCTAGATGTTATTACCAAG ACGCTGTGTGGCATCTTGAAAATCCTGCATTTCCAGTTCAACCCAAAGAACAGACCGTTTATTAATGAAGTGAAGGAAGCGTGCCACCTGCTGCGCACAACTGGAGCTCAGTGGATCCAGGAAAGGAAGACTGCCATGCAAAATGGCGATGACGTCCCCAAGGACATCCTGACACAAATCATCAAAACTGCTGGCAAAG aggAAAGCATGACTAAAGAAGATGAAGAGTTAATGTTGGACAATTTTGTGACCTTCTTCATTGCTG gGCAAGAAACAACAGCTAATCAACTCGCTTTTTGCATCATGGAACTTGCAAGACACCCGGATATACTGGAGAA AGTGAAGAAAGAGGTGGATGATGTCATTGGGATGAAACATGACATAACCTATGACGATCTTGGGAAACTGATTTACCTCACACAG GTGCTAAAAGAGACCCTGAGGATTTACCCGACAGCTCCAGGCACGTCTCGTGATGTACATGAAGACCTCATCATTGATGGTATCCGCATACCTGGAGGATTCACCTGTTTT CTGAGCTCCTACGTGACTGGGAGAATGGACAAATTCTTCAAGGACCCGCTAACATTTGATCCAGACCGATTTCACCCAGATGCTCCCAA GCCTTATTTCTGTTACTACCCCTTTGCCCTTGGCCCACGCTCATGCCTGGGACAGAACTTTGCTCAG ATGGAGGCTAAAGTGGTAATGGCCAAGTTGCTCCAGAGGTTCGACTTCACCCTGATTCCAGGACAGACCTTTGGCATCCTGGACACTGCCACTCTCAGGCCAGACGGTGGGGTGGTGTGCTTGGTCAAACACAGAAAtcacacacaataa
- the LOC137168813 gene encoding cholesterol 24-hydroxylase-like isoform X1, producing the protein MAVFRVFLSWTAQALLVLLFLVFIAFLGYCLYIKYIHMKYDHIPGPPRNSFFFGHSPTFLRIMKNGGNIHDQFLEWSETYGAVYRINALHFVLIGTTCPATTKEILMSPKYPKDKFLYKRLFSLFGQRFLGNGLVTALDHEQWYKQRRIMDPAFSSLYLRGLMGTFNETAEKLMSKLSEIADEKTEAKMLKLVNCVTLDVITKVAFGVDLELLKNNNDSLFPKAIETCLKGMVHYVRDNLFEFNPKNRPFINEVKEACHLLRTTGAQWIQERKTAMQNGDDVPKDILTQIIKTAGKEESMTKEDEELMLDNFVTFFIAGQETTANQLAFCIMELARHPDILEKVKKEVDDVIGMKHDITYDDLGKLIYLTQVLKETLRIYPTAPGTSRDVHEDLIIDGIRIPGGFTCFLSSYVTGRMDKFFKDPLTFDPDRFHPDAPKPYFCYYPFALGPRSCLGQNFAQMEAKVVMAKLLQRFDFTLIPGQTFGILDTATLRPDGGVVCLVKHRNHTQ; encoded by the exons ATGGCAGTTTTCCGCGTCTTTTTAAGCTGGACTGCTCAGGCGCTTTTAGTTCTTCTCTTTCTGGTTTTCATCGCTTTTCTCGGGTATTGTctgtatattaaatacattcatATGAAATATGACCACATACCTGGACCACCGAGAAACAG CTTTTTCTTCGGACATTCACCAACGTTTTTGAGGATAATGAAAAATGGAGGAAATATACACGATCAATTTCTGGAATG GTCCGAGACTTACGGAGCTGTTTACAGGATAAATGCTCTGCATTTCGTTTTAATCGGCACTACCTGTCCAGCCACGACCAAG GAAATCTTGATGTCCCCAAAGTACCCCAAAGATAAATTTCTCTACAAGCGACTCTTCAGCTTGTTTGGTCAAAG GTTCTTAGGAAATGGCCTGGTAACAGCACTGGACCATGAGCAGTGGTATAAACAACGCCGGATCATGGACCCCGCCTTCAGCAGCTT GTATCTGAGAGGTCTAATGGGCACCTTCAATGAGACGGCAGAGAAACTGATGAGTAAACTTTCAGAGATTGCTGATGAAAAAACAGAGGCCAAAATGCTCAAACTTGTCAACTGTGTCACCCTAGATGTTATTACCAAG GTTGCTTTTGGTGTGGATTTAGAACTGCTGAAGAATAATAATGATTCACTTTTCCCTAAAGCCATTGAGACGTGTCTGAAAGGGATGGTGCACTATGTCCGAGACAACTTATTTGAG TTCAACCCAAAGAACAGACCGTTTATTAATGAAGTGAAGGAAGCGTGCCACCTGCTGCGCACAACTGGAGCTCAGTGGATCCAGGAAAGGAAGACTGCCATGCAAAATGGCGATGACGTCCCCAAGGACATCCTGACACAAATCATCAAAACTGCTGGCAAAG aggAAAGCATGACTAAAGAAGATGAAGAGTTAATGTTGGACAATTTTGTGACCTTCTTCATTGCTG gGCAAGAAACAACAGCTAATCAACTCGCTTTTTGCATCATGGAACTTGCAAGACACCCGGATATACTGGAGAA AGTGAAGAAAGAGGTGGATGATGTCATTGGGATGAAACATGACATAACCTATGACGATCTTGGGAAACTGATTTACCTCACACAG GTGCTAAAAGAGACCCTGAGGATTTACCCGACAGCTCCAGGCACGTCTCGTGATGTACATGAAGACCTCATCATTGATGGTATCCGCATACCTGGAGGATTCACCTGTTTT CTGAGCTCCTACGTGACTGGGAGAATGGACAAATTCTTCAAGGACCCGCTAACATTTGATCCAGACCGATTTCACCCAGATGCTCCCAA GCCTTATTTCTGTTACTACCCCTTTGCCCTTGGCCCACGCTCATGCCTGGGACAGAACTTTGCTCAG ATGGAGGCTAAAGTGGTAATGGCCAAGTTGCTCCAGAGGTTCGACTTCACCCTGATTCCAGGACAGACCTTTGGCATCCTGGACACTGCCACTCTCAGGCCAGACGGTGGGGTGGTGTGCTTGGTCAAACACAGAAAtcacacacaataa